CACGATCGGCGGCTTCAAGAGAGCGATCCTGCGTCGCGGTTTCAGCGGCGGACCGATCCCGGTCAACAGCCTGTATGCCGAGCCCAACATCTCCTCGGCATCGGCTTCGACCGGAAGCTTGATGGGAACGGGAACCGACGACGTGCTCTACCTCGCCGGCTGGCTCGATCTGCGCAAGGGACCGCAGGTCTTGCATGTGCCGGACATGGCGGGCAGGTATTACAGCTTGCAGTTCACCGATCCGTCGAGTAGCGCCAATTTCGCCTACGTCGGCAAACGGACGACGGGGACCAAGGCGGGCGACTTCATTCTCAGCGGGCCAGGCTGGACGGGAAGCGTCGGCAGTGATCTGACGCAGATTTCTTCGCCGCACAATTCCGTGCTTGTCATCGGCCGGGTGTTCGTCGCGGACGAAAGCGATCAGCCGACCGCGTACGCGCTCGCGAAAGAGATACGGCTCACGCCGCTGCGGCAGTAGCGGAGCACGTGGCCGGGCGCAGTTTCACGAAACACGGGGGCCAACGCACAGACGGCGCGCCGCAGCAGCGGACTCAACCGGCAAACCCCAGGAAGACCAGAACCAATCGCTCGAGGTCAACCAGCTGAGCCGGAGTGAGTTTGCCGACCCGAGTGCGAATGTTCGTTCGACGCACGGTCGTCAGCTTGTCGATCATTGCAAAGCTCGCCACGAGTCGTTCGTCCACTGGCTGCCCATCCGCTCGCGTTTTGCCTCTTGCGACGCGTAAAAAGCGCGTTGATAATGGTGGGCAATCTCGACGACATAGGTCGCCGCCACCGTGGAATGACAAAGGTGTGGTGATGCAGATGAGATCCCAACGACGCACAATCGTGTTGGCTGGATTGGCCGGCTTATCAGCCGTTCTGGCGGCGCTGGCAGCAATCTGGCCGCAATGGATCGAGGCGTTCGGTTTTGATCCAGATCACGGCAGCGGGGCTCTTGAGTGGGCCATCCCAATCGCGCTCGCCGTCGTCACCGCGTTTTTCGCTCTGGCCGCGCGGCACAGTTGGCGCAGGGTTCGTGCGCTCGGACAGCCCGGGTGAGCGGTGATAGCCCATGATTGTGAGCCTTTACGCTGATCCTGGCTATGCGGGAGCCAGTCTCGATCTCGATGTGGGTGAGCATCAGTTGTTCGCTGGTGCAGGCCTGGCAGACGCCGTCTCGTCGATCCGGGTCGCGACCGGCTTCGTGGCCGTGCTCTATGAAAATGCGGATGCAAGCGGCGGATTCGGTCGATCCGTCGACCTGCTCGAAGACTGCCCTGACCTGGGCGTCATGGGCCTCGGCGACCTGGTCTCGTACGTTTCAGTCTTCGCGTCTGCGCGAGACATCCAGTCGTTCAACCACGGCACGGGCGTCACCGATACGACCCACGTCGTGTGGGCGCGCGGGAGCCTCGCCAACGGGCAGTATGTGCCCGGTCACTGGGAAGCTCCTCGCGCAACGGGCACGCAGCCGGTCGGTCCGCCCGTCGTGTCACCGGGCCCACTGCCCCAGCTGCTCCAGATCTCCAAACTGGACGGGTCCTCGTTCGTGGACCCCGCATTCGACACCAGCGCGGCCGACTGGTCGTCGGCGCTGGTCGGCGGCACAACATTCGACGGATCGTCCGCTCACTCCATGGAGTGGGTTTCCGTGCTCAACCCGACGCTCGAGCAGGATGATGAGGTCGGTATCGCCGGCTTCGCCGTCACCCCGGAGATGTCCGGAGCGGACCTGCCGTTCACGCATCCGTTCGGGCCCGATTTCGAGTTCGCGATCGTACCGGACACCGAGTATGACGCTCTGCTTGCCGCGTCGAACCGTGACCCGGCGGGTCCGTATGCCGCGGGCTGGCCGGATGCTCGCCGCGCCGGCCTTCCTGCACCTCCCGGCATTCTCGGACTCGAGGTCGACGGCGCGCTCGTGCCGCCGACGTACCGGCCCGAGTCCGGGGATCGGATTGCGTTGTACGGCCGGTGGATCGTCGACGCAGGCCACTCCGACTTCCACACCGAAATCCATCCGCCTCTCGTGATGGCCCGCGCCCGTGCGGTCAACGACCAGGACTCGCCTGCCTATCCTGACGGCAACGCCACCACACTGCTGCAACTGTGGAGCCGCCCGTACCAAGCTGCGCAGCACTTCACCGACGGAAGTTCCACCGGGCTCGCGCTCGGCGACTATCTCCAGAACATCGCGGAAACGCTGGGCGACATCAAGGCATATCCTCCGGTGTTCGCGAAATCGTTCGACGGAATCCAGCTGATCGCGTTCACCGTGCGCCCTGCGGTGATTGCGACCGCGCCGGCGAGACGAATTCAGGACCGCGTACACCTCGAGTGCAGCTACAGCTTCACCGTGAACAATGCGTGCGGCGTGCAGGTGCAGCAATCTCCCGCCGATCCGAACGCCGTCGTCGTGATCCTCGCGCTGAACAGTGTGGGGCTTCCTGCGTTGCCTGAGCTGCCCAACACGCTCGACAAATACACGATCGACAGCCTGGTCGCGCAGATCCCGGGTGGCACGAGCGGCCTCACCTCGCTGCTGATCGATGTGGTCAAGGCCTGGCAGTCTCGCTTCGGACTCGGAGAAGCGGACATCTACGTGCGTCGCTACAACGGGCCGAACGACCCGAGCCCCGCGGCGCAAGTCGTGCCGTTCACCAACCTCGCAGACCTGCCACGCTCATCCGTGACGGTCGACAACGCCCAACCGTTCCCAGTGATCGGCTGGCTCAAACTGAAATGGGTCTACGAAAATCTCACCATCGGCAACATCGGCACGATCGCGACCGGCACTGTCCTCACCACGGCTGGAGGCCTGCAAGCCGGGGGCCTGCAAGCCGGGGGCCTGCATGCCGGGGGTCTTCAACCTGCGGGTCCGGTGTCGGCGCCCTCCGGCGCCGCTGCGCTGGGCAGGCCGCTTCGATTACCGACCCTTCCGGTCGTTCGCCCCTGAAGCGCGCGATCAGAGCACCAACTGCGGATGCCTGGCGCCCGCTTCCGCGAACGCCGCATCCGTTTCACGCAGCACCCGCAGCGTGTTGAGGCCTGCGATCGCCGCAACTTCAGTTGTGCCCCATCCGCGCCGCACGAGCTCCTGAAGCAGGGTGGGATAGCCGTCGACGCCCTCGAGTCCGAGCGGGAACTCATCCGTTCCATCGAAGTCTCCCCCGAGCCCGACGTGCTCGATACCGGCAACGGCGCGCGCGTGCTCGACGTGATCCGCTACGTCTGACACCGTGACGAGCGGCGCTGGAGAAGTGCGCGGGCCGGTGAACCACGCTGCATACTCCTCGCTGAGGAACTGCGGAACGAACGCCACCATGATTACGCCGCCGTTGTCGCGCAAGCGGCTCAGCACGTCGTCTGGCACGTTGCGAGGGTGATCGGACAGCGCCCGGCACGACGAGTGGCTGAAGATTACGGGCGCGTCCGTGACGTCCAACGCGGCATGCATGGTCGCAGGCGAAACGTGCGACAGATCCACGAGCATCCCGAGCCGGTTGATTTCGCGAATGTAGTCCGCGCCGCGCCCGGTCAGCCCACGGTGAGCCGGCGCATCCGTCGCCGAGTCTGCCCAACTGGTGTTGTGCAGGTGCGTCAGCGTGAGGTAGCGCACGCCAAGGCGCGCGAGCATCCGCAGCACAGCGGGCGAGTCGTTGATGCTGTGCGCGCCTTCTGCCCCGAGCAGCGACGCGATGCGTCCGGATGCGCGTGCCGCCTCGACCTCCGCAGCACTGGTCGCGATCGCGAACGTCTGCGGATACCGCGCGGCCAGCCGGTAGACCCAGTCGATTTGTTCAAGCGTGCCCTGGATCGCAGCAGCCCCCGTGAGGGCATCGTCGACGTAGACAGACCAGAACTGCGCGCCCACGCGCCCCGCATGCAACCGTTCTATGTCGGTGTCGGTGGCAAGACCGCCTTCCAGTCCCTCGACCGAGTAGCCGCGCCGCAGGCGGCATTCCCACGCCCAGTCGTTGTGTCCGTCGATGATCGGCGAGAGCTCGAGCGCGCGGGCGATGGTGGCTTCTGGGTTCTCGGACTCAGTCATACGACCACGCTACGGCGCTTCGCACGGTTGCGCTCGCGACTGGGCCCCGAACGCCGCAATAGGCGGCGCGCTACGCCAAGACTGAGCCGCCGGCGACATCCAGCACGGCTCCTGTGATCCAGGAGCTTTCGTCGCCGACCAGGTACAGCGCTGCCTGAGCAACGTCCTCCGGTGTTCCCAACCTGCGAATCGGATGCGACGCAGCCATCTTGCCTTGCACGTCGCCCGGGATGCGCAGCAGGTTGCTCTCGGTGAGAATGGTCTCAGGCGAGATCGTGTTCGCGCGCACCCCGAACGGGCCGGCTTGCAGCGCGACAGAGCGGGTCAGTGACTGAATGCCCGCTTTCGCGGCACCATAGGGCGCCGGCGACATTTCGGTCGGCCGCCGGGCCGCAGCCGATGACATCGTGACGATGCTTCCTCGGCCGCGCGCCTTCATGCCGGGCAGAAAGCACTTGATCGCCAGGAATGTCGCGGTCAGGTTGACGTCGATCGCCGCGCGCCAGTCACCTTCGCTGACGTCTTCGATCGGGCCGGGCAGGGTCGGGTTACCACCGGCGTTGGCCACGAGAATGTCGATCGGCCCGAACTCTTGCTCGATGCTCGCACGCATCCGTTCGATCGCCGCAAAATCGGTGAGTTCGGCGACGACGGCGATCGCACGGCCGCCAGCCGCCACGATTCGATCACGCACGCTGCGGGCAGCGGATGCGTCGCGACCGTGCACTGCAACCGCGGCGCCTTCCCGGGCGAAGCGGGATGCGATCGCCGCACCGATGCCGCGCGAGCTCCCGGTTACCAGCGCAACACGTCCGTTCAGCGCGAGACGGCTGGAGTTGGTCGGTGAAGGTGAAGTCGCTGAATCGTCCATGGCTCAAGCGTGCCGCGGGGCGAGGGTCGCGTCGACCTCCCGCGGGAGTATTTCGCACGCATCCGCGCGGGCTACGGACCGTATGCCGAGAGGAACCGGTTGCGGAAGGCGTCCATCCGCCAGACCGGTGCGGTCGCAGTGGGCAGCATGGTCGGTTGCCAGTTCCAAGAGGAAATGCGGCTGATGACGCCCGGGTCTTTCGAAATGATGCTGATCGGAACATTGTGGCTCGCGTCCAGTCCGCTGACAACTGTGGCAGGTTGGTGGTCTCCGAGCACGACGAGAACGAGGTTCGGATCGTCGTAAGTGGTCAAGAACGAGAAGAGCGTACTCATCGTGTATTGCACTGACTGGCCATAGAGCTGCTGCACGTGTTGCGGATTCTGCCAGACGACGCTCGGAGTGAGCCCCTGCGCCGGCTGTGGATCGAAAATCGAACCGTCCCCGACGGCCGTCCACGGAACCTGGTGTGGAAGTGGAGTCCACGGAGTGTGCGAGGACACGAAATCGATCTCCGCCATCAGCGGTTGGTGCGGTTCGGCGAGCTCGTGGTCCTGGAAATACGCCCAGGTGAACTGGTCGGGGATGCGTGCATAACTGAATTGCGGCCCGACGTATCCGACGTTCGTCGAATTGAGTTGTGTGTCGAACTGGTAGAACGAGGTGCCGATTCGCCACGGCTCGGTGTCGGAGGGCACATCGCTGATCGTGTGCCAACCTGCCTTCTTGAAAGCGGCGCTGAGCGTGAAACGGTTTCCTGCGGTGACCTGGTCGTATTTCTGTTGCGAGTCGATCCACAACCCGGTCTGCAGGGTGGAGTGGGCGAGCCAGCTGATCCCGCCGAAAGTGGGCGAAGTGAGGAATGCGCTCCGCTCGGAGTAGCCGTGTGCGGCCAGCGCGGCAGTGCCGTTGCGCAGCACCTGGTCGACTCCGGCCGAGAATGAGCTGTTCTGCACGGCCACTTGCCCGTAGCTTTCGATGAACGCGATGATGACGTCTTTTCCCTTCAAGCCCGTGAGCAAATCGGATGGCGGCACGCTGGCATATGCATCATTTCGACCGGCTTGATCGAACGCCTTTTGTTCAGCAGCTGTTGCAGACACTTGATGCGATTTGGCAATGGCGGCCGTGACGGTGCCCGAAGCTGCAATGGGTTCGCCGACCACAATTTGCGCGCCGACCAGGGCGAAAATGACCCACGCCGCGGTTATGGCGGAGGCGCCGATCAGCGTCGTCCTGCGATGCTGGCGGATGACACTATCCAGATGCAGCAGAGACCAGGTCAGAACGATGATCGCGGCAGGGACCGCCAGGCCGATCAGCACCAGCACTCCCTCGGCGGCAAGCGTTCCGGTCGAGTCGCGCAGAACACCGTAGGCAGCGACCACTTCTGGCCAGCCCGTCACCACATTGAACGGCTGGTCGACCGTCGTCGTGAAGCCGAAATCGAGGGCTGCGCTCGCGATCACGGCCGCAAGCACAACGGCGAAAAGAACGGCGACGATCCGACGGATGCCGGGCCACGGCAGCACGGCCAGCACGGCGAGGGCAACAACCGGTTCCAGCGGAACGCGCAGTAGTGCCAGCGCCGATCCTGAGGCAATGATTCCGGGCGCCAGGGCGGCAAGGAACAGCACAAGCGCAGAAATCACCGTCGCTGTGTTTGTTCGAACCGTGTTTGTTCGAACCGTGTTTGTTCGAAGCGTGTTTGTTCGAACCGGGCTTCTGCGCACGCCACGACTTCTGCGCACGCCACGACTTCTGCGCACTCCGCGACTCACGACATCCCCATCACGAGGGGGCGCAGAGCGGATGCCGGGCGATGCGCATCACCGGTGCCCTGCCGGAAGCGCGCGGAGAGTGCGTACCGCAGGAGCACGATGTCGCCGATTGTGCGAGTCTCGGCGAGCGCTGCGCGCCGGTCGCTGGTCCAGGGGAACGCGGCATCCCCGACGAAGCGGGGCGCGCTGCTGTCGCCGACGAAGAACGGCGCCATGGCCAATTGCAGTTCGTCGGCGAGATCGGCGGCCAGAAACTGAGTAAGGATCGTGCCGCCGCCTTCGACCATCAGCCGGTGCACGCCGCGATCGGACAAGTCAGAGATCAGCTCGCCCATGGTTATCTGCCCGCCGAGCCCGATGACGATGGCGGCCGTGCCCAATCGAGCCTGGATGCGTGTCACCTGTGCGCTCGGGCAGTACACCAGTTTTGTGGCATTGTCGTCGGCGAAAAACGCTGCGCGCGGATCGAGGTCACCGGACGCCGTCACCGTGACCTTCCATGGCGAGCACGTCAGGCCGGCGCTTTCGCGCCAACTGCGTCGACGGATGCTTCGCACCAGCAACCGAGGATTGTCGCGTCGCACCGTGTTGGCGCCCACCATGATGGCGTCGTTCTGCGCTCGCAGCTCATCGACCCTGTCGAAATCCGCATCATTGGACAGCATGAGACGCGGCGGTGCGGCCGTGTCGAGATAGCCGTCGAGCGAGATGGTGCTGCTGAGAGTGACGTACGGCGTAGTGATCACGATGAGTTCTCCTGACGACGAGGGAGATGAGGAGTGACAGCTTCAACCGACCGTTGTTCGTGCCGACGGACCGCGAAGACCACTGCCACGATCGCTCCGGGTGCGAGGGAAATCATGGCAAGCACGCCGTACAGCGTTGCCGCCGCGACGCCCGCGGATGCACCGAAGCCGGCCAGCGCGAAAGCCCAGCCGGCGATCCCCTCACGTGGCCCCCATCCGCCGACATTCAGCGGAATGGACCCGCCGAGCATGACGACGAATGCGAGGGTGAGCAACTGAAGGGGCGGGACGTGCTCTCCGATCGCAGAGGTCGCAATCGCAAACGTTGCGACATGACAGGCGACGACGACGACCGATGCGATTACGACCTCGCACGAGGTGCGGGCTGATCCGAGGCCCACCCGTAGTTCAGCGAGTTCGTGCCGGAACGCGACGCGAACGTGCGCGCTCAACACAATTGCAGCGAGCACGGCAACTGCGAGCGCAGTCGCGCCAACGGCGAGTGCCGTAACAACGTATCCGCCGAACGCCGCACCGAAACCAAGCAGAATCATCAGGGCGAGCGCCAGCTGCACCACTTGTCCCGCGGTGCGCTCGATGGCCACGGCCCGGGATGCCTGGCCGATACGCTGGGCGCGCTGACCGTGGCTGACCGCTCGGTGCACGTCGCCGATGACGCCGCCCGGAAGCACGGTGTTGAGGAACTGCGACTGGTAGTACATCGCGATGGCGCTGGACCAGCCCACCTCGACTCCGAGCCTGCTCGCGATGAGCCGCCAACGCCACGACGCCGCCGCGGTAGCGATTGCAACGAGGACAACCGCTGCACTGATTGTCGGACCGTCAAGGCTACGCAGGCCGCGCAGGAACGGTTCGGCACCCACATGAATGACGACCGCGAGGAGCACGCCTCCGCCGACCACCAGACGCATCGAAAGACGGAACCACTTCGATCGCGCGAAGCCGAGTGCGCGCCCTCGCAGCGTCCCGGTAACAGGTGTCCCGGTCACAGGTGTCCCGGCCACAGGTGTCCCGGCCACGGCGGTCCGGGTCACAACCGTGCCGATCGCGGCGGTCCGGGTTCCAATCATGGCCATGCCAGCAGATCCAGGTGCTGGATGATCGCCGAGAGCTCGCCGCGATCCTGTTGGGCTTCGCGCAGCTCCAGGTAGCGCACGGCTTCGTCGTGAAGTTCCAGAGACTGTTCCACCGCAGCGCCAATCCAGCCGTCGAGCCATTCGCGCAGCAGACGAGGTTCGCCGTCGTCGAGCAGCCAGTTTGCAACGGTGGGGCGTACCTGCCAACCGGCCTCCAGGAAGGCGCCGCGGGCGACCGGCGCTGCGTAGCGACCGAGCGGTGTGCGACCATCCGTCATCCGTAGTTGGTGCGCATTGAATGCACGCTGGAAAGTGTCGTCGCGATCATCGAGAGGGTTCAGTTCGACGATTCCGGTCACGCTGAGCATCAGAAGGGCCGGGCAGCCGGACTCCACACACGCGTCGACGACGGCATGCGTCTCGCGCGATGTCAGCACATCGAGCAAGGCGGACGCAGTGACAAGCGAGGCTCCTTCCAGATCGACTGGACGCAGATCTGCCAGCTGCCCTACCTGTGCACGTACGGCGATCGGCTCGTTGTCGCGATCGACCGGGCGAGGTTCGTTGATCGCGCGCTCGGTCAGAGTTGCGCTCCAATCGTGAAGCACCCAGGTCTGCGGTCCGGGCAAGAACGGGGCAAGCCAACGCATCATCGAACCCGTGCCGCTGCCCAGGTCGTGTACGACGATCGGGCCGGCCGGCAGCATTGCAGCCGCGGCACGCGCAAGATCGCGTGAGCGCGCGCGGGCATCCTCGGGCTCGCGGAGCGAGAGCCACTCGTCGCTGACCTGGATGACGTCGCTCATGCGGGCACCTCCGATTCCAGCCGAGCAACCTCGTCGAGCGCTTGGGCGACGACCGCGACCGCAGTGCTCCACGACCTGCGCCCACCTCGCGCGTTCAGTGCCTCATCGTTCAGCGCCGCGCGCCGCGCAGGGCTCGTCAACCATTGGCGCAACACGACCTCGAGTGCCCACGGGTCTTCCGGCGGAACGACGATGCCGGCGGCGTTGCTCGATATCGCCTCTGGGATGCCGCCGACGTTGGTGGCCACGACGGGAATGCCCCGGGCGAGGGCTTCTGCGACGACCATGCCGTAGCTCTCGCTGCGGGAGGACACGACGACAAGATCGGCGCGACCGAACGCATCCGCGAGGCGCACTCCGGTGAGGGCGCCGGTAAACACCACTCGATCGGTGAGACCGGCGGACTCGACAAAGGAGGTCAGTTCCTCGAAGTATGCGGGTGCCGGGTGGTGGGACCCGACGAACGTGCAAGCCCAACCGTCGATGTCGGTCAGGTGCGCCAGGCTGCGCAGAAGCAAGTCCTGGCCTTTGTGCGGCGCGACTGCCCCGACACACAGCAGCCGACCGCCCGAGCTCGAGGCGGATCGAAGCGGAGCCGGGTCGGTTCCGGGCTGTGCCACGACGATCCGATGCGCCTGCGCCAGGTCGCGGGTGATGAGTTCGGAGCGCGTCCAGTTGCTGGTCGCGATCACCCGATGTGCGGTCTGCAGTGCTCGGCGTTCACGATCCTCGCGGATGTCCGTTCCCGGGTCTGCACAGCGTATTGCGTTCTCAGCGCCATCCGGCGTTTCCGGCAGCAGGCTCGCGACCATGTGCGCCAGCACGATGATTCGAAGTCGGTCCGAGTTCTCGACCAGCACATCGGGTTCGCGCACGGCGAGGAGTCCGTCGATCAGCACGAGTGCTTCGCCAGGCAACCCAGACAACGCCTGCGCCAGCTGCCGCTCATCGCCGACTGCCACCAGGACAAGCTGCACATCCCAACCGCTGTTCCGCAGTTCATCGCGAACGTGCTGGTCGTAGACGTTGCCTCCGCTGACCTGGTCGGGGTCGTCGATTCCGTCGGGAACCAGGAATGTCACAGACCCGTGCGAATGCTGGATCACAGTGCTATCAACCACGGTGTCCTGGATCACAGCGCCCTCGATCACAGTGCCCCCAATCACAGCGCCCCCAATCACAGCGCCCCCAATCACAGCGCCCCCAATCACAGCGCCCCCAATCACAGTGCCCTCGAATAGCTCGCCCATGCGAGATGAGATTCATGGAGTGCGACGGTGACCGAGTTCAGCGTCTGGCCACCGCCGAGCGTTCCGTCAGCGGCGCGTGCGGCAAGCCGATCGGCGATCACCTTGCACAGGAACTCCGTGGTGGTGTTGACCCCGCGAAATTCTGGTTCGTCGTCGAGGTTACGGTAGGTCAGTGAGGCGGTGATCTCGGCGAGCACGGCAGCGGCTCGTCCGATGTCGACAACGACGCCATCGTGGTCGAGTTCGTCCGCACCGAACGTAGCGTCAACGATGAACGTCGCCCCGTGCAGTCGCTGCGCGGGTCCAAAGCTCTCGCCGATGAAGCTGTGTGCGATCATCATATGGTCCCGCACGGTTACCGAGAATGGCATCGCTAGTCCTCCCAGTTGATCGTCTGACAGAGGCCGCTCGGCCCCTCAGCGAGCGACGCCATCACCTCGGGCAAGTCGCGCCAGGACGATTCGCTGCTGAGCAAGGCATCGAAGGCGGGATCCTGCAACAGTGTCAGTGCGAGCGCGAGCCGATCTTTCGTTGTGCGGGCTCCACGTCGATTGGGTGGCACCACACCGACCTGGCTCGAACGAATGGTGAGCCGACGCGAGTGGAAGTCGGCACCGAGCAGCAGGGTCGCCGGTCGGTCCCCGTACCAGCTCGCCTCGATCACCACGCCTTCGGTCACCACGCACTCCAACCCCAGCTGCAACCCGGCGTCCGACCCGCTCGTGTTGATCACGATGTCCCTGTCATGCGGTGCCCGTGCAGGGGTTGCGAACTTCACACCGAGTTGCCCAGCCACCACCTGCCGCGCCGGATTGGTGTCGACCAACGTGACATCCACCCCGGGGATGCCGAGGAGGAGACGCGCAACGCAGCATCCGATCATGCCGGCTCCGATCACCGAAACGCGGTCGCCGACCAGGGGGGCTGCATCCCACAGCACGTTGACCGCGGTCTCGACCGCGCCTGCAAGGACGGCGCGGCGCGGCGGTATCCCTTCAGGCACCGCGATGACATCCTCGGCGGGAACGACGAACGCCGACTGATGCGGAAAGAGGGTGAAAACGGTGCCGCCCAGCAGCTCTCGTGGCCCCTGTTCGACGACGCCGACGTTGAGATAGCCGTACTTCACCGGTCCGGGAAAGTCGCCCTCCTGGAAGGGCGCGCGCATCCGTTCGCGTTCGCTGTCCGGCACATGGCCTTTGAAGACTGAAGCTTCCGTCCCGCGACTCACCCCGGTGTAGAGGGTTCGCACCTGCACCTCTGAAGCTCCGACATCGGCCAACTGTTCGGGCCGCAGCACTCCATGGCCCGGCTCCTCTACCCAGAACGCTGTGGCCTCGAGCACATCAACTCCTTGTCATGAACCATTGTCACGCGGTTCGCGTGTTACTGGATGATGGATGGTAGCCGTATGAGAGACACGAGACAGGCATGAACAGAGTTCAACAGTCAGCGATCGGCTCAAGCGCCGCGGGGGCAGCGTGCGTTGCACTGCTCGCCGCACTGACGGCGCGCGCAGACACGATGCCGCTGTCGATCATCGGATGGCTCGCAGCCCTCGGCTATCTGCTGGTCTCCAACGCTCTCCTTCTACACGGCCTGCGGCGCCGGAATACACTCCGGTTCGGTTCGGCGAACATTGTCACAGCCGTACGGTCGACCTTGGTCGCTGCGATCGCCGGCATCGTCGTGTCGTCGTTCTTCAGCCACGTTTCGATTGCGCTGCTGATCAGCCTCGTTGTGCCCGCGCTTGCGCTGGATGCGGTCGACGGCTGGGTTGCCCGTCGCACAGGATCGGCGAGCGAGCTCGGTGCACGCTTTGACATGGAAGTCGACGCGTTCCTGCTGCTGATGCTCAGCGCCTTCGTCGCGCAGACCATGGGAGTCTGGGTGCTCGCGATCGGCCTGATGCGTTACGCGTTCGTGGCCGTCGGATGGTTTCTGCCGTGGTTTCGTCGCCAGCTCCCCGCACGCTATTGGCGCAAAGTGGTGACCGCAGTGCAGGGCATCGCGCTGGCTGTCGCCGCGACACGTCTGTTTCCGTTGATCGATACGGTCTTTGTCGGTATCGCACTCGGGCTGCTCGTCGAGTCGTTCGGTCGAGACGTGATCTGGCTGGTCGTCAGGCGAGGTGACCCTCGATCAGGCCGTCCGCGGCGTTCGGAGCGCGGCAGCCGAGGTGACGGCGAGTACGACGATGCCGATCGCCTCCACGATCACCGTTTCGGGTACGAGGGTGAAGCTCCACACTTCGGTGATGCCGAAGAGTCCGACGGTAAGCGCGAGCACAAGTGAAAGCAGACTCGCGATGATGAAGAGCAGACTCAAGACGGAGACGACTTGACGGAGTCTGCCGCGGAGGGTGAGCATCCCGATCGCGAGAACGACAGCCGCGATGACATTCAGAATGAAGAGTACCCCGAGCGTGCCGCCCACACCGTCGAAAACCAGGAACAGGTGGATTCCGGCGATCACGAAGAGCACGACCGCGCTGAGAATTCGCGTGACAGTGAGAAATCCTTGGCTGCGTTGAGCCATGTTCATACCCGCTTTCGATTCGAGCCTCC
The Rathayibacter sp. SW19 DNA segment above includes these coding regions:
- a CDS encoding zinc-dependent alcohol dehydrogenase; the encoded protein is MLEATAFWVEEPGHGVLRPEQLADVGASEVQVRTLYTGVSRGTEASVFKGHVPDSERERMRAPFQEGDFPGPVKYGYLNVGVVEQGPRELLGGTVFTLFPHQSAFVVPAEDVIAVPEGIPPRRAVLAGAVETAVNVLWDAAPLVGDRVSVIGAGMIGCCVARLLLGIPGVDVTLVDTNPARQVVAGQLGVKFATPARAPHDRDIVINTSGSDAGLQLGLECVVTEGVVIEASWYGDRPATLLLGADFHSRRLTIRSSQVGVVPPNRRGARTTKDRLALALTLLQDPAFDALLSSESSWRDLPEVMASLAEGPSGLCQTINWED
- a CDS encoding glycosyltransferase family 4 protein — its product is MIGGTVIEGAVIQDTVVDSTVIQHSHGSVTFLVPDGIDDPDQVSGGNVYDQHVRDELRNSGWDVQLVLVAVGDERQLAQALSGLPGEALVLIDGLLAVREPDVLVENSDRLRIIVLAHMVASLLPETPDGAENAIRCADPGTDIREDRERRALQTAHRVIATSNWTRSELITRDLAQAHRIVVAQPGTDPAPLRSASSSGGRLLCVGAVAPHKGQDLLLRSLAHLTDIDGWACTFVGSHHPAPAYFEELTSFVESAGLTDRVVFTGALTGVRLADAFGRADLVVVSSRSESYGMVVAEALARGIPVVATNVGGIPEAISSNAAGIVVPPEDPWALEVVLRQWLTSPARRAALNDEALNARGGRRSWSTAVAVVAQALDEVARLESEVPA
- a CDS encoding CDP-alcohol phosphatidyltransferase family protein — translated: MNRVQQSAIGSSAAGAACVALLAALTARADTMPLSIIGWLAALGYLLVSNALLLHGLRRRNTLRFGSANIVTAVRSTLVAAIAGIVVSSFFSHVSIALLISLVVPALALDAVDGWVARRTGSASELGARFDMEVDAFLLLMLSAFVAQTMGVWVLAIGLMRYAFVAVGWFLPWFRRQLPARYWRKVVTAVQGIALAVAATRLFPLIDTVFVGIALGLLVESFGRDVIWLVVRRGDPRSGRPRRSERGSRGDGEYDDADRLHDHRFGYEGEAPHFGDAEESDGKREHK
- a CDS encoding 6-pyruvoyl trahydropterin synthase family protein yields the protein MPFSVTVRDHMMIAHSFIGESFGPAQRLHGATFIVDATFGADELDHDGVVVDIGRAAAVLAEITASLTYRNLDDEPEFRGVNTTTEFLCKVIADRLAARAADGTLGGGQTLNSVTVALHESHLAWASYSRAL